One stretch of Lemur catta isolate mLemCat1 chromosome 2, mLemCat1.pri, whole genome shotgun sequence DNA includes these proteins:
- the LDHAL6B gene encoding L-lactate dehydrogenase A-like 6B, translating into MSWAVAVLRVSRGVSSAGAGFPCPGMALSPRGTAQVPLRGAWPCTPAAKMATVKSELMKKFTSEEPVRRNKVSIVGTGSVGMACAISILLKGLSDELALVDLDEGKLKGETMDLQHGSPFMKMPNIVCSKDYRITADSNLVIITAGARQEKGETRLNLVQRNVTIFKGMISSIIQYSPHCKLIVVSNPVDILTYVAWKLSTFPKNRVIGSGCNLDTARFRFLIGQKLGIHSESCHGWVLGEHGDSSVPVWSGVNIAGVPLKDLNADIGTDEDPEQWGNVHKEVIASAYEIIKMKGYTNWAIGLSVADLTESILKNLRRTHPVSTIIKGLYGIDEEVFLSVPCILGENGITDVIKIKLTPEEEARLNKSAKTLWEIQKELKL; encoded by the coding sequence ATGAGCTGGGCTGTGGCAGTTCTGCGGGTCAGCAGGGGAGTGAGCTCTGCGGGAGCAGGTTTCCCGTGCCCGGGGATGGCTCTGAGTCCCCGTGGCACAGCACAGGTGCCGCTCAGGGGCGCCTGGCCCTGCACCCCCGCGGCCAAGATGGCGACTGTGAAGAGTGAACTGATGAAGAAGTTCACTTCAGAGGAGCCGGTTCGCCGCAACAAGGTCTCCATTGTAGGAACTGGGTCAGTTGGCATGGCCTGTGCTATCAGCATCCTACTAAAAGGCTTGAGTGATGAACTTGCCCTTGTAGACCTTGATGAAGGCAAGCTGAAGGGTGAGACGATGGATCTTCAACATGGCAGCCCTTTCATGAAAATGCCAAATATTGTTTGCAGCAAAGATTACCGTATCACTGCAGACTCCAACCTAGTGATTATCACAGCAGGAGCACGCCAAGAAAAGGGAGAAACGCGCCTAAATTTAGTCCAGAGAAATGTGACCATCTTCAAAGGAATGATTTCCAGTATTATCCAGTACAGCCCCCACTGCAAACTGATCGTTGTTTCCAATCCAGTGGATATCTTAACTTATGTAGCCTGGAAGTTGAGCACTTTTCCCAAAAACCGTGTTATTGGAAGTGGCTGTAATCTGGATACTGCTCGTTTTCGTTTTTTGATTGGGCAAAAGCTTGGTATCCACTCTGAAAGCTGTCACGGATGGGTCCTTGGAGAGCATGGAGACTCAAGTGTTCCTGTGTGGAGTGGAGTGAACATTGCTGGTGTCCCTTTGAAGGATCTGAATGCAGATATAGGAACTGATGAAGACCCTGAGCAATGGGGAAATGTCCACAAAGAAGTGATTGCCAGTGCCTATGagattattaaaatgaaaggTTATACTAATTGGGCCATTGGCCTATCTGTAGCTGATTTAACAGAAAGTATTTTGAAGAATCTGAGGAGAACACATCCAGTTTCCACCATAATTAAGGGCCTCTATGGAATAGATGAAGAAGTATTCCTCAGTGTTCCTTGTATCCTGGGAGAGAATGGTATTACCGAcgttataaaaataaagctgacCCCTGAAGAGGAGGCCCGTCTAAATAAGAGCGCAAAAACACTTTGGGAAATTCAGAAGGAGCTCAAACTTTAA